From the genome of Gymnogyps californianus isolate 813 chromosome 17, ASM1813914v2, whole genome shotgun sequence, one region includes:
- the PPDPF gene encoding pancreatic progenitor cell differentiation and proliferation factor, with amino-acid sequence MASIPSSGSLMATHNYYRRRLSSTSSNSSCGSSEYSGEVIPHPPGLPKSDPGHWWASFFFGKTTHPAMTTVSESPESLGALRVTTGPMACGLVPAPGAGRRRHASEPSSGPSA; translated from the exons ATGGCATCCATCCCATCGAGCGGCTCGCTCATGGCGACGCACAACTACTACAGAA GGCGCCTGAGCTCCACATCCAGCAACAGCTCCTGCGGCAGCTCAGAGTACTCTGGGGAGGTCATCCCCCACCCCCCGG GTCTGCCCAAGTCTGACCCCGGCCACTGGTGGGCCAGCTTCTTCTTCGGGAAGACGACTCACCCAGCCATGACGACCGTGTCGGAGTCCCCGGAGAG CTTGGGAGCGCTGCGGGTGACAACGGGACCGATGGCATGTGGCCTGGTGCCAGCCCCGGGAGCAGGACGGAGGCGCCACGCCAGCGAGCCCAGCTCCGGACCCTCGGCATGA